The Puntigrus tetrazona isolate hp1 chromosome 16, ASM1883169v1, whole genome shotgun sequence genome includes a region encoding these proteins:
- the nod1 gene encoding nucleotide-binding oligomerization domain-containing protein 1 → MGSRGRAGSHLRLLTSHRELLVEQVKNTQCILDNLQLNGFICTEDVEIIQRGGTKTEQVRKILELVQSKGEECSAYFIHILHEAYDAYIDLRPWFEEIQYIPLDTISVIPVVNTDPISKYCEKLRYELGRDTRFITSYSKSEETLLEDLYTDTQMELLNDRGESLGYLQSLDELLGEQGVFNPQAETIFITGDAGVGKSIVLQKLQNLWSRRDLKTRAKFFFKFRCRMFSAFKETDEISLKDLIFKHNCYPDGDLDNEVFTYILRFPETVLFTFDGYDEIQADFDLDNVPETVSPEEKTRPLLLLMNLLCGKLLKGSRKILTARSGTEVQSRVILKKVYLKGFSPEHLKRYTALHFPEKEHKTMVTDQLDANPHLCGLCSIPLFSWIILKSFKHLHSVYENFELPDSCITLTNVFLLLSEVFLGHSIARPGLLKRSTRCPAETFKAGERKLSAFSRLALHGLERGGLVFSMEEVISCGLEDEDLQFGFLRPASHYDGCGSSATFEFLHETLQAFLAAFSLVLDSKTTPESILRFFSKCEYKRSSRLSCLPCLGKPRPRDKDPFQTNFQFTNLFLCGLLSKPNSALLEHLVPPVLLKQKRKMLKSYLSNSVKTHLKGLPRYPSTDIKGDKVHAMPNFLWMLRCIFETNSEDVAKMTANGISAEYIKIAFCNIYSADCSALNFVLHHRRKQLGVDMDNNNINDYGVKQLRPSFSKMTVVRLCVNQLTDSSIEVLAEELIRHKIIKVLGLYKNYITDVGAKQVAKIIEECPHLKVVKLGCNNITGVGGKHLADAIHKSKSIFDVGMWGNTIGDEGADAFAEALKNHPSLTNLSLSANGITAHGGRSLAKALKENTSLHIFWLIQNKISDDAASDFAEAFRSNSTLTHLMLIENEFTINGAKQMSEGLTTNTTLKEVNIKGSSVSEEEERLYEGDKRLRFH, encoded by the exons ATGGGCTCGCGCGGGCGCGCGGGGTCTCACCTGAGGCTGCTGACGTCACACCGCGAGCTGCTGGTGGAGCAGGTGAAGAACACGCAGTGCATTCTGGACAATCTCCAGCTGAACGGCTTCATCTGTACCGAAGACGTCGAGATCATCCAGCGCGGCGGCACCAAGACCGAGCAG GTTCGCAAAATCCTGGAGCTGGTTCAGAGTAAAGGAGAGGAGTGCTCAGCATATTTCATACACATTCTTCATGAAGCATATGACGCTTACATCGATCTGCGGCCATGGTTCGAAGAAATTCAGTACATACCACTGGACACTATCAGCGTCATACCAGTGGTTAACACCGACCCCA TTAGCAAGTACTGTGAGAAGCTGAGATACGAGCTGGGAAGAGACACTCGATTCATCACATCGTACTCGAAGAGCGAGGAGACGCTGCTGGAGGATCTTTACACGGACACTCAGATGGAGCTCCTGAACGACAGAGGCGAGAGTCTGGGATACTTACAGAGTCTGGATGAGCTTCTGGGAGAGCAGGGAGTCTTCAACCCACAGGCCGAGACCATCTTCATCACCGGAGACGCTGGCGTGGGCAAATCCATCGTCCTTCAGAAGCTGCAGAACCTGTGGTCCAGACGAGATCTAAAAACACGTGCCAAGTTCTTCTTCAAGTTCAGATGCAGGATGTTCAGCGCCTTTAAGGAAACGGACGAGATCTCGCTAAAGGATCTGATCTTTAAACACAACTGCTACCCAGACGGCGATCTCGACAACGAGGTCTTCACCTACATCCTGCGATTCCCAGAAACGGTGCTTTTCACTTTTGACGGGTATGATGAAATCCAAGCGGATTTTGACTTGGATAACGTGCCGGAGACCGTTTCCCCGGAAGAAAAGACCCGTCCGCTTTTGCTTCTCATGAACTTGCTTTGCGGGAAACTGCTCAAGGGTTCCCGGAAGATTCTGACGGCGCGAAGCGGCACCGAAGTCCAAAGCAGAGTGATCCTGAAGAAAGTCTACTTGAAGGGATTCTCACCCGAACACCTGAAGAGATACACGGCTTTGCATTTCCCAGAGAAGGAACACAAGACGATGGTCACCGATCAGCTGGACGCCAATCCTCATCTCTGCGGTCTTTGCTCCATTCCACTGTTCAGCTGGATCATCCTCAAGAGCTTCAAGCATCTTCATTCGGTCTATGAAAACTTTGAGTTGCCGGATTCTTGCATCACGCTCACAAACGTCTTCTTGCTTCTCTCTGAGGTCTTTCTCGGACACTCGATCGCACGTCCTGGACTTTTAAAACGAAGTACGAGGTGTCCAGCGGAGACCTTTAAAGCTGGTGAGCGAAAGCTTTCGGCTTTTTCTCGACTGGCCTTGCATGGTCTAGAACGGGGAGGACTTGTGTTCAGTATGGAGGAAGTAATATCCTGTGGGTTAGAAGACGAAGACCTTCAGTTTGGCTTCCTGAGGCCTGCTTCACATTACGATGGATGCGGAAGCTCTGCAACCTTCGAGTTCCTCCACGAGACGCTCCAGGCCTTCTTAGCTGCGTTTTCATTGGTGCTGGACTCCAAAACCACTCCTGAATCTATTCTGAGGTTCTTCTCCAAATGCGAGTACAAGAGGTCGTCGCGTCTCTCCTGCTTGCCTTGTCTGGGAAAGCCGAGACCTAGAGATAAAGACCCTTTCCAAACCAACTTCCAGTTCACCAATTTATTTCTATGCGGCCTGTTGTCCAAACCCAACTCTGCTCTTCTGGAGCATCTCGTTCCTCCGGTGTTGTTGAAGCAAAAGCGCAAGATGCTCAAGTCTTACCTATCCAACAGCGTGAAGACGCATCTTAAAGGTCTTCCTCGGTATCCATCCACAGACATCAAGGGCGACAAGGTGCATGCGATGCCAAACTTCTTGTGGATGCTGCGGTGCATATTCGAGACGAACAGCGAGGATGTTGCCAAGATGACAGCCAATGGCATTTCGGCGGAGTACATTAAGATCGCCTTCTGTAACATTTACTCAGCCGATTGCAGCGCCTTGAACTTTGTCCTCCACCATCGTAGGAAGCAGCTAGGAGTCGATATGGACAATAACAACATCAATGATTATGGCGTGAAGCAACTGAGGCCCTCTTTCAGCAAAATGACGGTAGTAAG ACTTTGCGTGAATCAGCTGACGGACAGCAGTATTGAGGTTCTGGCAGAGGAACTGATCAGACACAAAATCATTAAAGTCTTGGG TCTTTACAAAAACTACATCACAGACGTTGGAGCCAAACAAGTAGCAAAGATTATTGAAGAATGTCCACACTTGAAGGTTGTCAA GCTCGGCTGCAACAACATCACAGGTGTGGGTGGAAAACACCTGGCCGATGCCATCCACAAGAGCAAATCTATCTTCGATGTGGG AATGTGGGGAAACACCATTGGAGACGAGGGAGCAGATGCTTTCGCGGAGGCTCTGAAGAATCACCCAAGCCTGACCAACCTCAG TCTCTCGGCCAATGGCATTACGGCTCACGGTGGACGAAGTCTGGCGAAAGCACTGAAGGAAAACACAAGCCTTCACATCTTCTG GTTGATACAGAACAAAATCTCTGATGATGCAGCGTCAGACTTCGCGGAGGCCTTCAGATCTAACTCTACTCTGACACATCTGAT GCTGATAGAAAATGAGTTCACCATTAATGGAGCCAAACAGATGTCTGAAGGCCTGACTACCAACACTACGCTGAAGGAAGTCAA TATTAAAGGAAGCAGCGtctcagaagaagaagagcgaCTCTACGAGGGCGACAAGAGGCTTCGCTTCCACTGA